TCAAAGGCACCGGAAATACAGACGCACCGTTTCTGAGTGCATGGCATGCGGCCACATTCAGCAGATCCTGGTCTTGCGCCTGCTTTTCAGAATGAAAAACCGGTCCGTCATCCCAGCTGAACTGCCCCCATTGGTCAACATCCCGGGCGACTATCAGGTGTTTCACCTGCCCGGTGGGTGCCTGCTCAAGAATATGGGCCAGATCATTGGCAGTTTTGCCTGACCCCTTCAGATCGTGATATGTGTTTAACGCTTGGTTCAGGTCTTTGCGGGTATGCGGTGCCACAATCTCCCAGGCCGCTTTTTGCAGGTCCTGTGCCGACATATTTTCCGGATTTCCAATGATCCCTTCTTTTACAAGGTAAGGATAGGTATTGGCGGTTCGATACAGGGCATGGAGATAATCCACACCCGCCAGGATCAGCAGATCCGAACGCGGACCCAAAAAGGTGGTCAACGCGTTGTTAATGGCTTGAAAATACCGCAGAATACGGTCTTTATCTTCATCATCAGCCCCACCCTGTCCATGGAAAACCGCCGCTTTTCTGCCCGGTGTCTGGCTGGTCTGGCTTGCGGTATGAAACTGGAGCTGTTTTTCCTGAAGATCGAACCGCAATGCCTGGGACAGGCTGTCCGGCAGATTTTCGGGTGTGATTTCATCACAATGCTGCCGGGTGCACTGATACAACCGGCATTCATTCTGACTGAGGGCAAGGATAAAAAAAGTGGTGTCATAGGCCACCAGGGGCAAAACCGGTTTCAGGTGAAACTGATCTGCCACCACTGCCACTTCGGGCGTGTCCATGGAAAGCCGAAAGGCACGCGTCAGTTCAGGTGACATAAAAAGGGCGAACCCGTCTTTTTGATACTGCCAGAATGCGGCATTGCCGTTCTCCAGCAGCGCCATGGCAGGGCCCAGGTCAATGCCCGGAACGATGGGTTTGATCTTCTCCATGGTATTCTTAAAACGGATCTGATTTTGCAGGCTTTCTTTGCCGCTCCTGCGGGTAGGGATATATATGGAGATGCATGCAGCGTTCTCATGTTTGAGCAAGGCATCGAGGTCATTTTTGTTGAATGCATCCGCCAGATGCATGTTACCGGGTGTTGTTATATGTTTCATCTGTCTCTTCTCCTTATTATCCGGTATGTTGCCAGTTTTTGTCACCTTACCAGACCATGAAAAAGGATCATATGGTGAAAAACCACCATTTTTTATCGTAAGGGTATGCAGTTGAATCGGGTTGATGTATTTTTCAACAGGCGGTCATGGATCAAAAATAGACAAATACAAGAAAATTTTCTTCAATATGGGGGTTATTGTGTATTGTATCACCGGCAAAAAAAAACGTATCTTTATCCTATTTAGAAAAATTCAATATTACCGGACCCAAACACAGCTCAGACCGGTATCAGGCGAAAGGAAAAATACAGATGAATCAAACAGATTTTGTACTCTCGACAGAAACATGCGATGGGGTTATTTTTGACCTGGATGGCGTGATCACCCAGACGGCAAAGGTGCATGCAAAGGCGTGGAAAACCCTTTTCGACACCTATTTAAAAACCCGGGCTGCTCGTGAAAACCAGGCATATATTCCTTTTGACGCAGACAAAGAATACCGCACTTATGTAGATGGGAAACCCCGGTATGACGGGGTGGAATCATTTCTCAAATCCAGGGGGATCGACCTGCCCCGGGGAAATCCGTCAGACGATCTGAGCAATGAAACCATCTATGGGCTTGGCAACAGAAAAAATGAGATTTTCAATACCTATCTGCAAAAACAAGGACCCGAAGTATACGAAGATACATTGAGCCTGATGTATGAAATCAAAAGACAAGGATGGAAAATAGCGGTTATTTCCGCCAGTAAAAACTGCATTCCCGTGCTTGAGGCGGTCGGGATTGCAGATTGGTTCGACACAGTGGTGGACGGTGTGCTTTCCCAAAAGCTGGGAATAAAAGGAAAGCCTGACCCGGATATCTTTTTCGAGGCTGCCCGCCGCATGGAAGTCACAGCAAAGCGCACCGCTGTTTTTGAAGATGCGACATCCGGGGTGAGCGCTGCGAAAAAAGGCGGATTTTTTCAGGTGATCGGCGTAAACAGGGCAGACAATGAAGCTATTTTGAAAAAAGCAGGCGCTGATGTGGTGTTTTCAGATCTGTGCGATATCCGCATCAATGACAGACTGCCCGTCAGAAAAAAAGAAATGGCATCTCTGCCCTCTGCCCTGGACCATATTCAGCAAATTTTACACAAGGCCAAAGACAGGAAGATCGCCCTTTTTCTGGATTATGACGGCACCCTGACCCCTATTGTCAATGATCCCCAAAAGGCATTCCTGGACCAGAGCACCCGGCAGACGCTGGAAAAAGTGGCCAAAAAATGGGTGGTGGCCGTCATCAGCGGCAGAGACCTTGCAGCCATTCAGAACTTTGTAAAACTGGACAATATCTATTATGCCGGCAGCCACGGCTTTGACATTTCCGGCCCGGCAGATCTTACGCTTGAAATGCAGAAAGGAAAAGAATTTCTGCCTGTTCTGGACAAGGCTCAGAGCCAGCTGGAAGAAAACCTGACCCACATCCCGGGTGCGGCCCTTGAACGCAAACAATTTTCCATTGCCATCCATTACAGGAATGTCAAACAGGCGCAGGTAACCACAGTCCGGCAGACCGTTCGCCAGGTCCAGACCGATCACCCTGAACTGCGCATCACGGAAGGGAAAAAAGTGTTTGAGCTGCAGCCCGACATTGAATGGCATAAGGGAAAAGCCCTGACATGGCTGATGGAAAAACTGAACCTGAATCTGGACACCTATTATCCCATGTATATTGGAGACGATATTACAGACGAGGATGCATTTGAAAGCCTGAAAACCATCGGCACCAGTATTATCGTCAAGGGCAGTTTTCACCCGACATCAGCTGATTTTGTACTGGAAAACACCCGGGAAACTGCCGCATTTATAGAAACACTTTTTGATGAAAAGGAAAGATAATATGCCTGCCTGGAATTTAACCTACAATACCTATAAACCGCAGGAAGAGGGACTTCGCGAAGCTTTGTGCACACTGGGAAACGGCTATTTTGCCACCCGGGGGGCAAGTGCCCAGGTGTCTGCCGGCGACATCCATTATCCCGGCACCTACCTGGCCGGAGGATACAACCGGCTCAAAACCAAGATTGCCGACAGGGACATTGAGAACGAAGATCTGGTAAATATGCCCAACTGGCTGTGTCTGAAGTTTCGTTTCACAGGCGGACAATGGTTTTCTCCTGAAAATGCAGCCATTCGGTCCTATTGCCGGGAACTGGATATCCAGAACGGGATTCTCACCCATATCGTTGTTTTTGAAGACGAACAGGGACGCCGCATCCGGATGGAAGAACAGCGCATTGTGCATATGGGGGACCGGCACACGGCTGCCATGCGGGTATCATTGACCAGTGAAAATGAAACCGGTGCCCTTGAGGTGGAATCAGCCATCGACGGCACGGTTCAGAACCGGGGGGTAAAAAGGTACGGCGAGTTGAACAGCCGGCATCTTGAAGTGTTGGAAAGTGAATCGGTTCAGGATGGGCCGCTTTACCTGAAAGTGCAGACCGTCCAGTCTGAACTGCGGGTGGCCATGACAGCCAGAACCCGGATAACCAGAAAAGGCAAGGCCCTGGAACTGGCACCCAAGCTGATGGATGATGATGGATATGTGGGCAAACGCTATACCGTGGATATCAAAA
Above is a window of Desulfotignum balticum DSM 7044 DNA encoding:
- the otsB gene encoding trehalose-phosphatase — translated: MNQTDFVLSTETCDGVIFDLDGVITQTAKVHAKAWKTLFDTYLKTRAARENQAYIPFDADKEYRTYVDGKPRYDGVESFLKSRGIDLPRGNPSDDLSNETIYGLGNRKNEIFNTYLQKQGPEVYEDTLSLMYEIKRQGWKIAVISASKNCIPVLEAVGIADWFDTVVDGVLSQKLGIKGKPDPDIFFEAARRMEVTAKRTAVFEDATSGVSAAKKGGFFQVIGVNRADNEAILKKAGADVVFSDLCDIRINDRLPVRKKEMASLPSALDHIQQILHKAKDRKIALFLDYDGTLTPIVNDPQKAFLDQSTRQTLEKVAKKWVVAVISGRDLAAIQNFVKLDNIYYAGSHGFDISGPADLTLEMQKGKEFLPVLDKAQSQLEENLTHIPGAALERKQFSIAIHYRNVKQAQVTTVRQTVRQVQTDHPELRITEGKKVFELQPDIEWHKGKALTWLMEKLNLNLDTYYPMYIGDDITDEDAFESLKTIGTSIIVKGSFHPTSADFVLENTRETAAFIETLFDEKER